A stretch of the Colias croceus chromosome 13, ilColCroc2.1 genome encodes the following:
- the LOC123696880 gene encoding circumsporozoite protein-like, whose translation MDKLQVLILLAVVSYAACGVRFRRQADSSEEDLEDRYGWNRPDFDPWRRPNNQFNPNFYPNQNQNWPNMNQNNRPNMNQNWPNMNQNNRPNMNQNWPNMNQNNRPNMNQNNIPNTRPNVPTQPPTTQAPSNGVTTQSPEIQNCLLTCPVTAEYNPVCGSNGQTYDNPGRLSCAQLCGVTVSLLRSSRCPATTTTAAPTS comes from the exons ATGGATAAATTAcaagttttaatattacttg CTGTGGTCAGCTACGCAGCATGCGGCGTCAGATTCAGACGTCAAGCTGATTCGAGTGAAGAGGATCTCGAAGACAGGTACGGCTGGAACAGGCCCGACTTTGATCCATGGAGGAGACCAAACAACCAATTCAATCCCAACTTTTATCCTAACCAGAATCAAAATTGGCCAAACATGAATCAAAACAACAGGCCGAATATGAATCAAAACTGGCCCAACATGAACCAAAATAACAGGCCGAATATGAATCAAAACTGGCCCAACATGAACCAAAATAACAGGCCAAACATGAATCAAAATAACATACCAAACACGAGACCGAATGTTCCTACACAGCCTCCAACCACTCAAGCCCCAAGTAACGG AGTAACAACCCAATCTCCAGAAATACAGAACTGTTTGCTAACCTGCCCAGTAACAGCTGAATACAACCCAGTCTGTGGATCTAACGGCCAAACCTACGACAATCCTGGCAGGCTCTCTTGTGCACAATTGTGTGGAGTTA cTGTCTCACTGCTTCGTTCTTCGAGGTGTCCGGCCACTACGACTACAGCCGCGCCTACATCGTag
- the LOC123696853 gene encoding uncharacterized protein LOC123696853, protein MKSWRAFLCIIILVALHEASTARLPVLRPIYIRDDNEIQVDPEVRIPAELVRARVREGVPPPLCAGRCAAPRAGPVCAFDAAGTARTFATLCELEAVSCRESTYYAITSLGEC, encoded by the exons ATGAAAAGCTGGAGGGCATTTTTGTGCATAATAATACTCGTTG CATTGCACGAAGCGTCCACCGCGCGGCTGCCCGTCCTCAGGCCGATATACATAAGAGATGACAACGAAATCCAAGTGGACCCAGAAGTCCGTATACCGGCGGAGCTAGTCCGCGCGCGGGTGCGGGAGGGGGTGCCGCCGCCGCTGTGCGCGGGCCGCTGCGCCGCGCCGCGCGCCGGCCCGGTCTGCGCCTTCGACGCGGCGGGCACAGCGCGAACCTTTGCCACATTGTGCGAATTGGAAGCGGTCTCGTGCCGTGAAAGTACAT ATTATGCCATCACGAGTCTTGGAGAGTGTtga
- the LOC123696852 gene encoding THAP domain-containing protein 1-like, which yields MPKCSLKNCKNITSKILKKDGISYFRFPRDPIKCAEWTTIVGQQRCEENFKPNSSSVVCSEHFLDKDMYVTSQGIKRIRKTAVPSILIAIPVKDKKKVESPDTSLDIESMLETPQNVGMKNELEKCRKKLRRKNNKIKNLRKKYTKLLKASILLRNAVKVPRKSICLNNTT from the exons ATGCCGAAATgttctttgaaaaattgtaaaaatattacttcaaaaatattaaaaaaggatgGCATATCGTATTTTCG TTTTCCTCGTGACCCAATAAAATGTGCAGAATGGACAACAATCGTCGGTCAACAAAGGTGTGAAGAGAATTTTAAGCCGAATAGTTCAAGCGTCGTTTGTTCTGAGCATTTTTTGGACAAAGACATGTATGTCACTTCACAGGGCATAAAACGTATTAGGAAAACGGCTGTTCCTAGCATATTG ATTGCCATACCGGTTAAGGATAAAAAGAAAGTCGAATCTCCTGATACTTCTCTTGATATAGAGTCAATGTTGGAAACACCTCAAAATGTTGGAATGAAAAACGAACTTGAAAAATGCCGCAAAAAGTTAAGAAggaagaataataaaattaagaacttgaggaaaaaatatacgaaaCTTCTTAAGGCTTCCATTTTACTAAGGAATGCTGTAAAAGTTCCAAGAAAAAGTATATGCTTAAATAACACCACctga
- the LOC123696907 gene encoding uncharacterized protein LOC123696907, whose protein sequence is MKSITVFLFVALIVAVSCRPDKPDLKQLKADAARKKACMHDCSHEKFEPICAGKQGEKPKSFGSECVMNNYNCENKDSLQKISKGECKGSDGIRLS, encoded by the exons TGGCCCTCATAGTGGCGGTATCATGCCGTCCCGACAAGCCCGACTTGAAGCAACTGAAAGCAGACGCGGCCCGCAAGAAGGCTTGCATGCACGATTGCTCCCACGAAAAGTTTGAGCCAATCTGCGCGGGAAAACAGGGAGAAAAACCCAAGTCTTTTGGCAGTGAATGTGTCATGAACAACTACAACTGCGAGAATAAGGACA GTCTGCAGAAGATCAGCAAGGGTGAATGCAAAGGATCCGACGGTATTCGTCTCTCATAA